One stretch of Odocoileus virginianus isolate 20LAN1187 ecotype Illinois chromosome 26, Ovbor_1.2, whole genome shotgun sequence DNA includes these proteins:
- the PPM1M gene encoding protein phosphatase 1M isoform X1: MSADWFRRRFLPRGPLPAPRPPRPRASPVPYRRPRFLRGSGSSSGPADASRRPDARPVRSPVRGRSLPWNAGYAEIINAEKSEFNEDQAACGKLCIRRCEFGVEEDQEWLTLCSEEFLTGHYWALFDGHGGPAAAILAANTLHSCLRRQLEAVVEGMVATQPPMHLSGRCICPSDPQFVEEKGIRTEDLVIGALESAFQECDEVIGRELEASGQVGGCTALVAMSLKGKLYVANAGDSRAILVRRDEVRPLSSEFTPETERQRIQQLAFIYPELLAGEFTRLEFPRRLKGDDLGQKVLFRDHHMSGWSYKCVEKSDLKYPLIHGQGRQARLLGTLAVSRGLGDHQLRVLDTNIQLKPFLLSVPQVTVLNMDQLEPQEEDVVVMATDGLWDVLSNEQVARLVRHFLPGNREDPHRFSELAKMLIRSTQGTDDSPIQEGQVSYDDVSVFVIPLHHQGQGHSSH; encoded by the exons ATGTCAGCCGACTGGTTCCGGCGCCGCTTCCTGCCGAGGGGCCCGCTCCCCGCGCCGCGGCCACCCAGGCCCCGCGCCAGCCCCGTGCCCTACCGGCGGCCCCGCTTCCTGCGCGGCTCGGGCTCCAGCTCCGGCCCCGCCGACGCCTCGCGCCGCCCGGACGCCCGGCCCGTGCGCAGCCCGGTGCGGGGCCGCTCGCTGCCCTGGAACGCAGGCTACGCCGA AATCATCAATGCAGAGAAATCTGAGTTCAATGAGGATCAGGCGGCCTGTGGGAAGCTGTGCATCCGGAGATGTGAGTTTGGGGTTGAAGAGGACCAGGAATGGCTGACCTTGTGCTCAGAGGAG TTCCTGACAGGTCATTACTGGGCACTGTTTGATGGGCATGGCGGTCCAGCTGCAGCTATCCTGGCTGCCAACACTCTGCACTCCTGCCTGCGCCGGCAGCTGGAGGCTGTGGTAGAGGGCATGGTGGCCACTCAGCCCCCCATGCACCTCAGCGGCCGCTGCATCTGCCCCAGTGACCCCCAGTTCGTGGAGGAAAAGGGCATTAGAACAGAAGACTTGGTGATCGGGGCTCTGGAGAGTGCCTTTCAGGAGTGT GATGAGGTGATCGGGCGAGAGCTGGAGGCCTCAGGCCAGGTGGGTGGGTGCACAGCCCTGGTGGCTATGTCTCTGAAGGGAAAGCTGTATGTGGCCAATGCTGGGGACAGCAG GGCCATCCTGGTGCGTAGGGATGAGGTACGGCCCCTGAGCTCCGAGTTCACCCCAGAAACTGAGCGGCAGCGGATTCAGCAGCTG GCCTTCATCTACCCTGAGCTTCTGGCTGGTGAGTTCACCCGACTGGAGTTCCCTCGGCGACTGAAGGGGGATGACCTGGGGCAGAAGGTCTTGTTCAGGGATCACCACATGAGTGGCTG GAGCTACAAGTGTGTGGAGAAGTCGGATCTCAAGTACCCACTGATTCATGGACAGGGTAGGCAG GCTCGGCTACTGGGAACCCTGGCTGTCTCCCGGGGTCTAGGAGACCATCAACTCAGAGTCCTGGACACAAATATTCAGCTCAAGCCCTTCTTGCTATCTGTCCCACAG GTGACTGTGCTCAATATGGACCAACTGGAGCCCCAGGAGGAGGATGTGGTTGTCATGGCAACTGATGGGCTCTGGGATGTCCTGTCCAATGAGCAAGTGGCACGGCTGGTGCGGCACTTCCTCCCTGGCAACCGAGAGGACCCACACAG GTTCTCGGAGCTCGCCAAGATGCTGATACGCAGCACACAGGGGACGGATGACAGTCCCATACAGGAAGGGCAGGTGTCCTACGACGACGTCTCTGTGTTCGTGATTCCCTTGCACCACCAGGGCCAGGGGCACAGTAGCCACTGA
- the PPM1M gene encoding protein phosphatase 1M isoform X2, producing MSADWFRRRFLPRGPLPAPRPPRPRASPVPYRRPRFLRGSGSSSGPADASRRPDARPVRSPVRGRSLPWNAGYAEIINAEKSEFNEDQAACGKLCIRRCEFGVEEDQEWLTLCSEEFLTGHYWALFDGHGGPAAAILAANTLHSCLRRQLEAVVEGMVATQPPMHLSGRCICPSDPQFVEEKGIRTEDLVIGALESAFQECDEVIGRELEASGQVGGCTALVAMSLKGKLYVANAGDSRAILVRRDEVRPLSSEFTPETERQRIQQLAFIYPELLAGEFTRLEFPRRLKGDDLGQKVLFRDHHMSGWSYKCVEKSDLKYPLIHGQGRQARLLGTLAVSRGLGDHQLRVLDTNIQLKPFLLSVPQTYLAGDCAQYGPTGAPGGGCGCHGN from the exons ATGTCAGCCGACTGGTTCCGGCGCCGCTTCCTGCCGAGGGGCCCGCTCCCCGCGCCGCGGCCACCCAGGCCCCGCGCCAGCCCCGTGCCCTACCGGCGGCCCCGCTTCCTGCGCGGCTCGGGCTCCAGCTCCGGCCCCGCCGACGCCTCGCGCCGCCCGGACGCCCGGCCCGTGCGCAGCCCGGTGCGGGGCCGCTCGCTGCCCTGGAACGCAGGCTACGCCGA AATCATCAATGCAGAGAAATCTGAGTTCAATGAGGATCAGGCGGCCTGTGGGAAGCTGTGCATCCGGAGATGTGAGTTTGGGGTTGAAGAGGACCAGGAATGGCTGACCTTGTGCTCAGAGGAG TTCCTGACAGGTCATTACTGGGCACTGTTTGATGGGCATGGCGGTCCAGCTGCAGCTATCCTGGCTGCCAACACTCTGCACTCCTGCCTGCGCCGGCAGCTGGAGGCTGTGGTAGAGGGCATGGTGGCCACTCAGCCCCCCATGCACCTCAGCGGCCGCTGCATCTGCCCCAGTGACCCCCAGTTCGTGGAGGAAAAGGGCATTAGAACAGAAGACTTGGTGATCGGGGCTCTGGAGAGTGCCTTTCAGGAGTGT GATGAGGTGATCGGGCGAGAGCTGGAGGCCTCAGGCCAGGTGGGTGGGTGCACAGCCCTGGTGGCTATGTCTCTGAAGGGAAAGCTGTATGTGGCCAATGCTGGGGACAGCAG GGCCATCCTGGTGCGTAGGGATGAGGTACGGCCCCTGAGCTCCGAGTTCACCCCAGAAACTGAGCGGCAGCGGATTCAGCAGCTG GCCTTCATCTACCCTGAGCTTCTGGCTGGTGAGTTCACCCGACTGGAGTTCCCTCGGCGACTGAAGGGGGATGACCTGGGGCAGAAGGTCTTGTTCAGGGATCACCACATGAGTGGCTG GAGCTACAAGTGTGTGGAGAAGTCGGATCTCAAGTACCCACTGATTCATGGACAGGGTAGGCAG GCTCGGCTACTGGGAACCCTGGCTGTCTCCCGGGGTCTAGGAGACCATCAACTCAGAGTCCTGGACACAAATATTCAGCTCAAGCCCTTCTTGCTATCTGTCCCACAG ACTTACCTTGCAGGTGACTGTGCTCAATATGGACCAACTGGAGCCCCAGGAGGAGGATGTGGTTGTCATGGCAACTGA